The following proteins come from a genomic window of Larus michahellis chromosome 28, bLarMic1.1, whole genome shotgun sequence:
- the LOC141735037 gene encoding olfactory receptor 14A16-like, with protein sequence MVYMTPGLLETDGSEQMSNGSSITQFLLLPLADTRELQLLHFGLFLGTYLAALLANSLIITTIACDHRLHTPMYFFLLNLALLDLGSISTTVPKAMANSFWDTRAISYAGCAAQVFFFFFCAVAEFYLLTVMSYDRYVAICKPLHYGTLLGSRACVHMAAAAWGSGFLSALLHTASTFSLPLCQGNAVDQFFCEIPQILKLSCSDYYFREAGLLVVGVCLGFGCFVFIVLSYVQIFRVVLRIPSEEGWHKAFSTCLPHLAVVSLFLSTGIFAYLKPPSISSTVLNLVVAVLYSVVPPAVNPLIYSMRNQELKDALRKLAQWKFFLQ encoded by the coding sequence agtgaacaaatgtccaatggcagctccatcacccagttcctcctcctgccattggcagacacacgggagctgcagctcttgcacttcgggctcttcctgggcacctacctggctgccctcctggccaacagcctcatcatcaccaccatcgcctgtgaccaccgcctccacacccccatgtacttcttcctcctcaacctcgccctccttgacctgggctccatctccaccactgtccccaaagccatggccaattccttCTGGGACACAAGggccatctcctatgcaggatgtgctgcacaggtattttttttctttttctgtgctgtagcagagttttatcttctcactgtcatgtcctatgaccgctacgttgccatctgcaaacccctgcactacgggaccctcctgggcagcagagcttgtgtccacatggcagcagctgcctggggcagtgggtttctcagtgctctcctgcacacggccagtacattttccctacccctctgccagggcaatgctgtggaccagttcttctgtgaaatcccccagatcctcaagctctcctgttcAGACTACTACTTCAGGGaagctgggcttcttgtggttggtgtctgtttaggctttggttgttttgttttcattgtgctgtcctatgtgcagatcttcagggtcGTGCTTAGGATTCCCTCTGAGGAGGGatggcacaaagccttttccacgtgcctccctcacctggccgtggtctccctgtttctcagcacaggcatttttgcctacctgaagcccccctccatctcctccacagttctaaatctggtggtggcagtgctgtactcggtggttcctccagcagtgaaccccctcatctacagcatgaggaaccaggagctcaaggatgccctaaGGAAACTGGCTCAATGGAAGTTCTTTCTCCAATAA